The Leptolyngbya sp. CCY15150 genome contains a region encoding:
- a CDS encoding serine/threonine-protein kinase, translated as MPVPFQRRSPLRSTLMSYCLNPLCLSPQNLAEAQFCQSCGMRLQVNNRYRAIRPLGHGGFGKTYLAVDEHIPSRPPCVIKQFFPGNLSGDRLDKATHLFHEEANRLDHLSPHPQIPHLLAHFSEDRYHYLVQSFVDGQTLEQEVAQSGPFTEAQIRHVLGDLLPVLAFIHQAQVIHRDIKPANIIRRRSDRQLVLVDFGAAKLTSAAALQQTGTVIGSAGYAAPEQTGGKAVFASDLYSLGVTCIHLLTDVPPFDLYSFTEGAWIWRDYLRSPIHSELGLLLDRLLQPAISQRYQSAQEAIAALRYVNTLPDMGEEAVLGPKLPPPPPPSRHSTTQLPDIQPTMPLAWRCVYTLEGHANSVAAIATSPNGKLFASGSFDRTIKLWHLGTGALVSTFEGHLSPVLSVVFSLDGRSLISGSVDDSIRLWDVATGQQSSTLTDTAASVMALSVEISPDGQALVSGSDDHTVKVWHLQTGRLLRSIRHPRAVSAVDISPDGKILVSGSNDNIIWLWNFSTGELMHKLTDHQRDINSLAISPDSKMLASGSSDNTIKLWDLRKGRLWRTLTGHLDWVRVVCISPDGRTLASGGDDCTIKLWDLKTGRLRHTLAGYCHGHQKGVNALAFSRDNRTLISGSGDRTIKIWRYQ; from the coding sequence CGATCGCCGCTCCGGTCTACACTTATGAGCTATTGCCTCAACCCCCTATGCCTATCGCCGCAAAATTTGGCTGAAGCGCAGTTCTGCCAAAGCTGCGGTATGCGCCTGCAGGTGAACAATCGCTATCGGGCGATTCGTCCCTTGGGGCATGGGGGATTTGGCAAAACCTACCTAGCGGTGGATGAACATATTCCATCTCGACCGCCCTGTGTGATCAAGCAATTTTTTCCGGGCAATCTATCGGGCGATCGCTTAGACAAGGCCACCCACCTGTTCCACGAAGAAGCCAACCGCCTCGATCATCTATCACCCCATCCCCAAATTCCTCACCTCCTGGCCCACTTTTCGGAAGATCGCTACCACTACCTGGTGCAGTCCTTTGTGGATGGTCAAACCCTAGAGCAAGAGGTTGCCCAGTCGGGGCCGTTCACCGAGGCGCAGATTCGGCATGTGCTGGGTGATCTTTTGCCTGTGCTGGCCTTCATCCATCAGGCCCAGGTGATCCACCGCGATATCAAGCCCGCCAATATCATTCGACGGCGATCGGATCGTCAGTTGGTGTTGGTGGACTTTGGGGCGGCTAAGCTTACCAGCGCTGCGGCACTGCAGCAAACTGGGACGGTGATTGGCAGTGCGGGCTATGCAGCGCCGGAGCAAACCGGCGGCAAGGCGGTGTTTGCTAGCGATCTCTATAGTCTAGGCGTCACCTGCATTCATCTGTTGACCGATGTGCCTCCCTTTGATCTCTATTCCTTCACCGAAGGGGCCTGGATCTGGCGCGACTATCTGCGCAGTCCTATTCATAGTGAGCTAGGCCTGTTGCTGGATCGTTTGCTGCAGCCGGCCATCAGTCAGCGCTATCAGTCTGCCCAAGAAGCGATCGCTGCCCTGCGCTATGTGAATACGCTGCCGGATATGGGGGAAGAAGCCGTCCTTGGCCCCAAACTGCCGCCCCCACCGCCGCCCTCTCGACATTCCACTACCCAACTGCCTGACATCCAGCCGACAATGCCCCTGGCTTGGCGCTGTGTCTATACCTTGGAGGGTCATGCCAACTCCGTGGCCGCGATCGCCACCAGTCCCAATGGCAAGCTCTTTGCCAGCGGCAGCTTCGACCGCACCATTAAGCTATGGCATTTGGGCACCGGTGCCTTGGTGAGCACCTTTGAAGGACATCTATCGCCGGTGCTGTCGGTGGTGTTTAGCCTAGATGGCCGCTCCTTGATTAGCGGCAGTGTAGACGACTCCATTCGCCTATGGGACGTGGCTACGGGGCAGCAGTCGTCCACCCTCACGGATACGGCGGCCTCGGTGATGGCGCTGTCGGTGGAAATCAGTCCCGATGGTCAAGCCTTGGTGAGCGGCAGTGATGACCATACGGTGAAAGTTTGGCATTTGCAAACCGGTCGCTTGTTGCGCAGTATTCGCCATCCCCGAGCGGTGTCAGCGGTAGACATTAGCCCCGACGGCAAGATTCTGGTGAGCGGCAGTAATGACAATATTATCTGGCTGTGGAATTTCAGTACGGGTGAACTGATGCACAAACTCACGGATCACCAGCGGGATATTAATTCCCTGGCGATTAGCCCCGATAGCAAGATGTTGGCCAGCGGCAGCAGTGACAATACCATTAAGCTTTGGGATTTGCGCAAAGGGCGACTGTGGCGAACGCTCACCGGGCATCTAGACTGGGTGCGGGTGGTCTGCATCAGTCCCGATGGCCGTACCTTGGCCAGCGGCGGCGATGACTGCACCATTAAGCTTTGGGATCTAAAAACTGGGCGGCTGCGCCATACCTTAGCGGGCTACTGTCATGGTCATCAAAAGGGCGTCAATGCCCTAGCGTTTAGCCGCGATAATCGTACCTTGATCAGCGGTAGTGGCGATCGCACCATCAAAATCTGGCGCTATCAGTAG
- a CDS encoding recombinase family protein, with translation MVTAAYCYGDPYLDSAEQPDWPCPIDRLYQDWGDRLQLDQLFTDCRAGLITSILVRRLGELGDSLSEVSDRLVVLEQLGIPLTPLDDDQPHPDSLERSQMIDLFRQLQQQQRGRTIQRGHAKNRVNALPPPGKAPYGYRRGKDRYVIDRSTAPIVKALVEHFLLYGTLRGSVRQINQQFGKKFSVSTGRRWLTSPIYRGDLQYHTGDVISDTHAPLISRDEAAQIDRLMRRNRRLPPKTASAPRSLAGLVTCQTCQSGMTVTRVNRRQSATEYLYLRPMACPRLSLKCSAIAYGEVLDQAIQRICQDLPKAIAALELPDIDGLQQAIGGQIAVKQDILQRLPTLVEQGILDDQTASLRSYTLKTELSALRDRQAQLPPANLKAIAQTLSIPQFWHDLSESERRVYFREFIDQIHLIRSEEDPQSWSLDLDFIFQSLYGDRPPS, from the coding sequence ATGGTGACGGCGGCCTATTGCTATGGCGATCCCTATCTAGACTCGGCAGAGCAGCCCGATTGGCCCTGCCCCATTGATCGTCTCTATCAAGACTGGGGCGATCGCCTGCAGCTTGATCAATTATTCACCGATTGCCGCGCCGGTTTAATCACGTCAATTCTGGTGCGCCGTTTGGGAGAGTTAGGGGATTCTTTATCTGAAGTGAGCGATCGCCTCGTTGTGCTAGAACAGTTGGGGATTCCCCTCACGCCCCTAGACGATGATCAGCCTCATCCGGATAGCCTAGAGCGATCGCAGATGATCGACCTCTTTCGTCAGCTCCAGCAGCAGCAGCGTGGGCGAACGATTCAGCGGGGTCATGCCAAAAATCGGGTGAATGCCCTGCCGCCGCCTGGAAAAGCTCCCTATGGCTACCGGCGCGGCAAGGATCGCTACGTCATTGATCGCAGCACAGCTCCCATTGTCAAAGCCTTGGTGGAACACTTTTTGCTCTACGGCACCCTGCGGGGCAGTGTCCGTCAGATTAATCAACAGTTTGGTAAGAAATTTTCGGTATCCACCGGCCGCCGCTGGCTCACCAGTCCGATCTATCGCGGCGATTTGCAGTACCACACCGGGGATGTAATCTCCGATACCCACGCGCCGCTGATCTCCCGCGATGAAGCAGCCCAAATTGATCGCCTCATGCGTCGCAATCGCCGTTTGCCGCCCAAAACCGCCAGCGCCCCTCGTTCTCTGGCGGGCTTGGTGACCTGTCAGACCTGTCAGTCGGGAATGACCGTGACCCGCGTCAATCGGCGACAGAGCGCTACGGAATACCTCTATCTGCGCCCCATGGCTTGCCCGCGGCTATCGCTCAAGTGCAGCGCCATCGCCTACGGGGAGGTGTTAGACCAGGCTATTCAGCGGATTTGTCAGGATTTACCCAAGGCGATCGCTGCCCTAGAGTTGCCGGATATCGACGGACTGCAGCAGGCGATCGGTGGACAGATTGCCGTGAAGCAAGACATTCTACAGCGCCTACCCACCTTGGTGGAGCAGGGCATTCTTGATGACCAAACCGCTAGTCTGCGCAGCTATACGCTCAAAACCGAACTGTCGGCCCTGCGCGATCGCCAGGCCCAACTGCCGCCTGCCAATCTGAAGGCGATCGCCCAAACCCTGTCGATTCCCCAATTTTGGCATGATCTATCGGAGTCGGAGCGGCGGGTTTATTTTCGAGAGTTCATTGACCAAATCCACCTGATTCGCTCAGAAGAGGATCCCCAATCCTGGAGCCTGGATCTCGACTTCATTTTTCAGTCGCTGTATGGCGATCGCCCTCCTTCTTAG
- the gghA gene encoding glucosylglycerol hydrolase codes for MVTTATQIALVEDETQALLDWAIAVNDSDETYFHKSQQLARRLGAHYRPDGLTEIGFWTPRLASEVIQSERDIFLEIFTPLDAIDFQAPEQTVRFQCDRIPLMQQGEYIWGVLAGMQPGRRDRAGSFYWLRALSPHHYLRIIRDPLAVSMPYGVFAPAELYDMDSIQQQRADLDYLRRTSQCDEEGTIPRVPAPRNILQLHITTASPTGYLAGLTDLYRQISDKLDQGLPLTGAEENYIGYDAVQLLPVEPTIEYRIEGDNFTHEFFAIASNTNSDEPDLTIDLTSDQVITDQHPIFKDQEQRQVTLRKPNTHNWGYDVPILGSAATNPALLSSLRPDEMIDFITTLHTFSTGPIQVIYDLVYGHADNQGEELLNRQFLKGPNMYGQDLNHQLPTVRAILLEMQRRKINTGADGIRVDGGQDFRWFNPLTGLVEQDDAYLLAMSDVVQEINGCQRLMFTIFEDGRPWPQEGWEETSTYRDLIELQPASYQWGPLIFAHNTPALEGFWDKKWQRVSEVLIQGDHWITGCANHDTVRRGNQILLDAKINWNLGKTLPQVLRNAYDNPAVKLWVYGFSPGLPMDFINAMMWAPWLFFRNTDDRYGVKVAAEEVGFLDWQIEPELYDQPWAFLRLKALGFRDLKALKTFCTALSEALLKTDYDLDAVARMCQRCLGDNPDYCEVSAMYDLQHPDRAPFLNHVDVPALKSFAMGFMEDAHDICNIKHYMDDVDPVLTHFGLQVRHYRHQHPWLAENLGGSDRFNRISDKQRTVFYGLRTCADCDDELEQVALVTHMGGKPIDVTLGDWLQLDLSEWRIALATPGLELDDSDPDELRLFELKDSQGVLLERIRD; via the coding sequence ATGGTCACCACTGCCACTCAGATTGCTTTAGTTGAAGACGAAACCCAAGCCCTCCTCGACTGGGCGATCGCCGTTAACGATTCGGATGAAACCTATTTTCATAAAAGTCAACAGTTGGCACGGCGACTGGGAGCCCATTACCGACCAGACGGTCTCACCGAAATTGGCTTCTGGACACCGCGACTCGCCAGTGAAGTCATCCAGTCGGAACGGGATATTTTTCTAGAAATATTCACCCCCCTAGATGCCATCGACTTTCAGGCCCCCGAACAGACCGTACGCTTCCAGTGCGATCGCATCCCGCTGATGCAGCAGGGAGAATACATTTGGGGCGTGTTGGCGGGAATGCAGCCTGGACGGCGCGATCGGGCCGGCTCGTTCTACTGGCTACGGGCCCTCAGTCCCCACCACTACCTGCGGATTATTCGCGATCCCCTGGCCGTTTCCATGCCCTACGGTGTCTTTGCGCCTGCGGAACTCTACGACATGGATTCCATCCAGCAGCAGCGCGCCGATCTCGACTACCTGCGCCGCACCTCTCAGTGTGACGAAGAAGGCACCATTCCCCGCGTTCCAGCGCCCCGTAATATCCTGCAACTACACATCACCACCGCCTCCCCCACCGGCTATCTAGCAGGGTTGACGGACTTGTATCGTCAGATTTCCGACAAGCTAGACCAAGGGCTACCGCTCACCGGCGCAGAAGAGAACTACATTGGCTACGACGCCGTGCAGCTTTTGCCCGTCGAACCTACCATCGAATACCGTATTGAAGGCGATAACTTCACCCACGAATTTTTTGCGATCGCCTCCAATACCAACTCCGATGAACCCGACCTGACCATCGACCTCACCTCCGATCAGGTGATCACCGATCAGCATCCCATTTTCAAGGATCAAGAACAGCGCCAAGTCACCCTGCGCAAACCCAACACCCATAACTGGGGCTATGACGTTCCCATCCTCGGCTCAGCAGCCACTAATCCTGCCCTGCTCAGCAGCCTGCGCCCCGACGAGATGATCGACTTCATCACCACCCTACACACCTTTTCCACCGGGCCCATTCAGGTGATCTACGACTTGGTCTATGGTCATGCCGACAACCAAGGCGAGGAATTGCTCAACCGCCAGTTTCTCAAAGGGCCCAATATGTACGGGCAAGACCTGAACCACCAGCTTCCTACCGTACGGGCTATTTTGCTGGAAATGCAGCGCCGCAAGATTAACACCGGAGCCGACGGTATTCGCGTGGATGGCGGGCAGGATTTCCGTTGGTTCAATCCCCTCACCGGCTTAGTGGAACAGGATGATGCTTATCTCCTAGCCATGAGCGATGTGGTGCAAGAAATCAACGGCTGTCAGCGCCTGATGTTCACCATTTTTGAAGATGGTCGTCCTTGGCCCCAAGAAGGGTGGGAAGAAACCTCCACCTACCGCGACTTAATCGAACTCCAGCCCGCCTCTTATCAATGGGGGCCCTTAATTTTTGCCCACAATACCCCAGCCCTAGAAGGCTTTTGGGATAAGAAATGGCAGCGGGTGAGTGAGGTGTTAATTCAAGGCGATCATTGGATTACCGGCTGCGCCAACCACGACACCGTGCGGCGCGGTAACCAAATTCTCCTGGATGCCAAGATCAACTGGAATCTTGGCAAAACCCTGCCCCAGGTGCTGCGCAATGCCTACGATAATCCAGCGGTGAAACTCTGGGTCTATGGCTTTAGTCCAGGGCTGCCCATGGATTTCATCAACGCCATGATGTGGGCTCCCTGGCTGTTTTTCCGCAATACCGACGATCGCTACGGCGTCAAGGTAGCAGCCGAGGAAGTGGGCTTTTTGGATTGGCAGATTGAACCCGAGTTGTATGACCAACCCTGGGCCTTCCTGCGGCTCAAGGCACTAGGATTTAGGGATCTTAAAGCCCTGAAAACCTTTTGCACGGCCCTCAGCGAAGCCTTGCTGAAAACAGACTATGACCTCGACGCGGTGGCGCGCATGTGTCAACGTTGCCTAGGCGACAATCCCGACTACTGCGAAGTATCGGCGATGTATGATCTGCAACATCCCGATCGCGCCCCCTTCCTCAACCATGTGGATGTCCCTGCCCTTAAATCCTTCGCCATGGGCTTCATGGAAGATGCCCACGACATCTGTAATATCAAACATTACATGGATGACGTCGATCCGGTTTTAACCCATTTTGGGCTGCAGGTGCGACACTATCGGCATCAGCATCCCTGGCTAGCGGAAAACCTCGGCGGCAGCGATCGCTTTAATCGAATTAGCGATAAACAACGCACGGTATTCTATGGTCTGCGCACCTGTGCAGACTGTGATGACGAGCTAGAGCAGGTGGCGCTGGTCACCCATATGGGCGGCAAACCTATTGACGTCACCCTGGGCGACTGGCTACAGCTTGATCTCAGCGAATGGCGCATTGCTCTGGCTACACCAGGGCTAGAACTCGACGACAGCGACCCCGACGAACTGCGCCTTTTTGAGCTAAAGGATAGCCAAGGGGTGCTGCTGGAGCGCATTCGAGACTAG